Proteins from a genomic interval of Macrobrachium nipponense isolate FS-2020 chromosome 28, ASM1510439v2, whole genome shotgun sequence:
- the LOC135201821 gene encoding apolipoprotein D-like, with translation MSCLRFLVVSLMAGSVLPAEYFWGRCPSVPPMNDFDMEKFEGLWYVVEAFDNGERCMSLNITKSTGSLDTWSIVEEKENGLFNALRLPHSTFNTGKISVPDKNNSAAMAVIWRLSGIAGHAAFTVHNTDYDQFASVFECQNVGLFHRQTGLVLSRTPVLRVDLRQMARIQTPDVKVEYYRRVSQSPCKYRRRQPEESRPAPPLHSQDDQWATFNGMPNV, from the exons ATGTCGTGTCTTCGATTTCTAGTAGTGTCACTGATGGCTGGATCAGTCCTTCCGGCTGAGTATTTTTGGGGAAGGTGTCCCTCTGTCCCGCCAATGAACGATTTCGACATGGAAAAG TTCGAAGGACTATGGTACGTGGTGGAGGCCTTCGACAACGGCGAGAGATGCATGTCCCTGAACATCACGAAGTCGACGGGTTCTCTCGACACCTGGTCGATCgtggaggagaaggagaacggCCTCTTCAACGCCCTCAGGCTGCCCCACTCCACCTTCAACACGGGCAAGATTTCGGTTCCCGACAAAAACAACTCTGCGGCCATGGCAGTCATTTGGAGGTTGTCAG GGATAGCTGGACATGCGGCCTTCACTGTCCATAACACCGACTACGATCAGTTCGCCAGTGTCTTCGAGTGTCAGAACGTCGGGTTATTCCATCGCCAGACGGGACTGGTTCTCTCGCGAACCCCTGTCCTGAGGGTTGATCTCAGGCAGATG GCTCGAATTCAAACACCTGACGTAAAGGTCGAATACTACAGGAGAGTCAGTCAAAGCCCCTGCAAATACAGGCGTCGGCAACCGGAGGAGAGCCGACCAGCCCCGCCTCTCCACAGCCAAGACGACCAGTGGGCGACCTTCAACGGAATGCCCAACGTCTGA
- the LOC135201359 gene encoding apolipoprotein D-like, with product MLTYPVVLLSLLVRTALTAEYVWGRCPTPPAMENFNMAKFIGRWYVIEAFDKGEKCMTWTVSEKDSPSSWQIVEEKENGIFSAVGLSHASFNTGTLTQSDKRNPGSLRSYWPMSGIAGDGSFTVHTTDYDNYAGVFECQNVGLFRRQNGLVLSRTPVLRIDLKQMARILAPGIEVTSYSKVLQGNCKYRKYLERTDNVIVLKTGAADHGH from the exons ATGCTGACGTATCCAGTTGTATTGCTCTCTCTGCTGGTCAGGACGGCGCTGACAGCAGAGTACGTTTGGGGAAGATGCCCTACGCCGCCAGCTATGGAAAATTTCAACATGGCAAAG TTCATAGGGAGATGGTACGTCATTGAAGCCTTTGACAAGGGTGAAAAATGCATGACATGGACCGTCTCTGAGAAGGACTCTCCCAGTTCTTGGCAAATTGTCGAGGAAAAAGAAAACGGGATTTTCAGCGCGGTGGGCCTCTCGCACGCTTCCTTCAACACTGGGACTCTCACACAATCAGATAAGAGGAATCCTGGCAGCCTCAGGAGTTACTGGCCAATGTCCG GAATTGCAGGAGATGGATCATTCACGGTACACACAACAGACTACGATAATTATGCAGGTGTCTTTGAATGTCAGAATGTTGGGCTGTTCCGCAGACAGAACGGTTTGGTCCTCTCTAGAACGCCTGTGTTAAGGATCGACCTCAAGCAGATG GCTCGAATTCTGGCTCCTGGCATCGAAGTGACCTCTTACAGCAAAGTCCTGCAAGGAAATTGCAAGTACAGAAAATACTTGGAGAGAACTGACAACGTCATTGTCCTTAAAACGGGAGCTGCTGACCATGGCCACTAA